In Deltaproteobacteria bacterium, the genomic stretch CGAGCACGCGTGGGTGCTCGCCGGCGAGCACGAGTGCATCGAGCCCGAGCACCTCCCGCTCGAGCCCACGCGAGCGCCTGGCAACGACACCCGCGAGGCCGCCGAGCGGGCCGCCACCGCAGGCGCGTTGATCGCCGCCGGCGGTAACCTCAGCGAGGCGGCGCGCCGTCTCGGGGTCTCGCGCAGTACGCTGTACCGGCTGCTGGATCGTCACGGCCTCCGCAGCGACTGACGCGGGTCCACGAGGGCCTGTCCGAGGACGTCGCCGGTGCGACGCGCGTCCGACTCGATCGAGGAGCCGCAGCCCACATGAACGAGCCGACGACGGTGCGCCGCAGCTGGCACTACACCAAGCGCATGTTGCAGGCGGTGGGTGTGGCGCTCGTGCTCGCCTCCATCTACGCGGTCATCGACGGCTGGCGCGCGTTCGGCCACGGCGCCGACGGCGAGCGTCTCGCGAGGATGCAGCGATCACCGCAGTACGGCGACGGCGTGTTCGAGAACCCACAGTCGCTCGTCAACCACTTCGGGCTGATGGTCTCCGGCATGTTCTCGGCCAGCGCCGACGCGACCCCCGGCTCGACGCCGCCGTTCGAGCGGGTGCCGGCGAGCCGCTTCGCGACCCCGCCCGCATCCGGCCTGCGGATCACATGGCTGGGACACTCGACCTTGCTGCTGGAGATCGACGGCCACCGTGTGCTCACCGATCCGGTGTGGGGCGAGCGCAGCTCGCCGCTGTCGTGGATCGGACCGGCGCGCTGGTATCCCCCGCCGCTGTCGCTCGGCGACGTGCCGAAGCTGGACGCCGTGCTGCTCTCGCACGACCACTACGATCACCTCGACTACTGGACCATCGTCGCGATGAAGGACTGGGACACGACCTTCATCGCGCCGCTCGGCGTCGGGGCCCACCTGGCGTACTGGGGGGTGCCCGAGTCGAAGATCGTCGAGCTCGACTGGTGGGAGCGCCACGAAGTCGGTGGTCTCGAGATCGTCGCGACCCCCGCCCGCCACGCGTCGGGCCGCACGCTGTTCGACAAGGACGAGACGCTGTGGGCGGGCTACGCCGTGCTCGGCGCGCAGCATCGGGCGTACTTCTCCGGCGACACCGGGCTGTTCCCCGCGATGCACGACATCGGGCAGCAGCTCGGGCCGTTCGACCTCACGATGATCGAGGCCGGTGCCTACGGCAGCGCCTGGCCCGACTGGCACCTCGGCCCCGAGCAGGCCGTGACCGCCCATCGCATGGTGCGCGGCGGCGTGCTGCTGCCGGTGCACTGGGGCCTGTTCAACCTCGCCTATCACGGCTGGACCGAGCCGATCGAGCGCGTGCTCGCGGCGGCCGAGCAGGCCAGCGTGTCGGTCATCGCGCCGCGCCCGGGTCAGAGCATCGAGCCCGCCGCGCCGCCAGCTGTCGAACGTTGGTGGCCCACGCTCGCGTGGCACACCGCCGCGCAGGACCCCATCGTCGCGACGAAGATGGAGGGCGCGATCCTCCCTTGAGCGGCCGCGATCGCCCGGCGGCGCGCTGGCAGGGGTGGTGCGGCGCGGCTACTGCCCCGCGTTCC encodes the following:
- a CDS encoding MBL fold metallo-hydrolase — its product is MLQAVGVALVLASIYAVIDGWRAFGHGADGERLARMQRSPQYGDGVFENPQSLVNHFGLMVSGMFSASADATPGSTPPFERVPASRFATPPASGLRITWLGHSTLLLEIDGHRVLTDPVWGERSSPLSWIGPARWYPPPLSLGDVPKLDAVLLSHDHYDHLDYWTIVAMKDWDTTFIAPLGVGAHLAYWGVPESKIVELDWWERHEVGGLEIVATPARHASGRTLFDKDETLWAGYAVLGAQHRAYFSGDTGLFPAMHDIGQQLGPFDLTMIEAGAYGSAWPDWHLGPEQAVTAHRMVRGGVLLPVHWGLFNLAYHGWTEPIERVLAAAEQASVSVIAPRPGQSIEPAAPPAVERWWPTLAWHTAAQDPIVATKMEGAILP